A genomic stretch from Chitinophaga agri includes:
- a CDS encoding DUF6807 domain-containing protein: MKNKCMWSVIALLLFVVAPSVQAQVVARIDVRSGASKRVNTMVSTSLRTTRSPMYDSLRLVEVRNDQRIPVPFQLYGNTLHWILDGTTERDTTRIYELIKGAPLMASSYMQVKDTAGTLLLREGARKLLQYNYQTVEPPAGIDKMYRRSGFIHPLWAPDGQVITNIHPKGHWHHMGIWNPWTHTSFKGNETDFWNLQKKEGTVRFKGIVSRMQGPVVAGFVVLHDHIAFTGGTETVAISEEWAVRAYRAGTDTTRFIWDFYDYLNCADTAGITFLQYRYGGGFGLRTNAAWTANNSEVLTSEGKTRANADSTRARWIKITGRTEKGKAGILVMNFPGNYDSPQPVRVWPENSERGEIMMNYSPTKMKPWTLQYGKAYALYYRVVSFMNDLTTEEIEHMWQDYIEPPEVTVYWN; the protein is encoded by the coding sequence ATGAAAAACAAATGTATGTGGAGTGTTATTGCACTCCTGCTGTTCGTTGTCGCCCCTTCAGTACAGGCACAGGTGGTCGCCAGGATAGATGTAAGGTCCGGTGCATCTAAGCGTGTTAATACAATGGTATCTACCAGTCTGCGCACCACACGCTCTCCCATGTATGATTCTCTGCGATTGGTTGAAGTACGCAATGACCAGCGTATTCCTGTACCATTCCAGTTGTACGGCAACACGCTGCACTGGATACTGGACGGGACAACGGAGCGGGATACCACCCGTATCTATGAACTGATCAAAGGCGCACCACTGATGGCAAGTTCCTATATGCAGGTAAAAGATACTGCGGGCACCTTATTGTTGAGAGAGGGAGCCCGTAAGCTATTGCAATATAACTATCAGACTGTTGAGCCTCCGGCAGGCATTGACAAAATGTATCGTCGTAGTGGTTTTATTCATCCGCTATGGGCGCCGGACGGCCAGGTGATCACCAATATCCACCCTAAAGGGCACTGGCATCATATGGGTATCTGGAACCCCTGGACACATACTTCATTTAAAGGAAATGAAACTGATTTCTGGAATCTACAGAAGAAAGAAGGTACTGTACGTTTTAAAGGAATTGTCTCCAGGATGCAGGGGCCGGTAGTTGCCGGATTTGTAGTGCTGCACGATCATATTGCCTTTACAGGTGGAACGGAAACGGTAGCCATCAGTGAAGAATGGGCCGTAAGGGCATACCGTGCGGGTACAGATACCACCCGGTTTATATGGGACTTTTACGATTATCTCAATTGCGCAGACACAGCGGGTATTACCTTCCTGCAATATCGTTACGGCGGTGGCTTCGGATTAAGGACCAATGCCGCCTGGACGGCTAATAATAGTGAAGTGCTGACTTCCGAAGGTAAGACACGGGCGAATGCTGACAGTACCCGTGCCCGCTGGATCAAGATCACCGGACGTACAGAAAAGGGAAAGGCCGGTATCCTGGTCATGAACTTTCCTGGCAATTACGATTCTCCCCAGCCTGTACGCGTATGGCCGGAAAACTCAGAAAGAGGAGAGATCATGATGAATTATAGTCCGACGAAAATGAAGCCCTGGACGCTGCAGTACGGCAAGGCTTATGCTTTGTATTACCGCGTTGTCTCCTTCATGAACGATCTGACAACCGAAGAAATAGAGCATATGTGGCAGGATTATATCGAGCCGCCGGAAGTTACGGTTTACTGGAACTGA
- a CDS encoding type VI secretion system amidase effector protein Tae4, which translates to MALKKFPAFSTLWSSYPHDSGNQHAMPCDEKDRNGVYYYENQCAIRMSYCLIKAGITLSNYTDPKCKHGYARGAESLATWIWRNFGEPEQVNCSNAKQKNDFLMDQYWSKNGIIFFKDFYGTNNTGDHIDLLYHVNRQILTATGDYTNDSRVKAIWFWEIN; encoded by the coding sequence ATGGCCCTGAAAAAATTCCCCGCATTCAGCACATTATGGAGCAGTTATCCACACGATTCCGGCAATCAACATGCCATGCCCTGTGATGAAAAAGATAGGAATGGTGTCTATTACTATGAGAACCAGTGTGCGATCCGGATGTCCTATTGCCTCATCAAAGCCGGCATTACACTGTCCAACTATACGGATCCAAAATGTAAACACGGCTACGCAAGGGGAGCAGAAAGCCTGGCCACCTGGATATGGCGCAACTTTGGTGAACCGGAACAGGTCAACTGCAGTAATGCCAAACAAAAAAATGATTTCCTGATGGACCAATACTGGTCGAAGAATGGGATCATTTTTTTCAAGGATTTCTATGGCACTAATAACACAGGAGATCATATCGACCTGTTATATCATGTAAACAGACAGATCCTGACGGCCACCGGCGATTATACCAATGATAGCAGGGTGAAAGCAATATGGTTCTGGGAAATAAACTGA
- the tssD gene encoding type VI secretion system tube protein TssD — MSFKAVMRLDGEEINVLDCHFSFAQHTDHNGKPAARPTGGALTVLLESDGNTNLFDWMISNTQTKSGSIVFYRRDAMSKMKELKFTDAYCVAYEEHFKAVGDNPMQIKLVLSAREVQLGSSVYQNPWPQS; from the coding sequence ATGTCATTCAAAGCAGTTATGCGTTTAGATGGAGAAGAGATCAATGTGCTGGATTGTCACTTTTCATTTGCCCAGCACACCGACCACAATGGGAAGCCCGCTGCCCGTCCGACGGGAGGAGCATTGACTGTGCTACTGGAATCGGACGGTAATACTAATCTATTCGACTGGATGATCTCCAACACGCAGACTAAAAGTGGAAGTATTGTATTCTATCGGAGGGACGCTATGTCCAAAATGAAAGAACTGAAATTCACAGATGCCTATTGCGTAGCATATGAAGAGCATTTCAAGGCTGTAGGCGATAACCCGATGCAGATTAAACTCGTGCTGTCTGCCAGAGAAGTACAGCTGGGTAGTTCCGTGTATCAGAATCCGTGGCCACAATCCTGA
- a CDS encoding type VI secretion system Vgr family protein, which produces MALNTSTSFSIAGQRFQTFNTIELRQSIDNHHEFEIYVSYDWFEKLGGGISGAANKFLGEEIEITVAPAEQLPGVKDLIFKGIVTNITTGKLGDGTHGHCIIRGHSPSILLDDDPHITHYESKSLTDIVSATVKSYPPNILKTAISPETKESQKYVVQYKESSYDFIRRLSERHGEWFFYDGQQLIFGKYSPQKATLTHQVDLLEFNIALSVKPNNAKLNGYDYRQDKVVEDTTQSKETGKLNAYSQHASDISSKLFSREGLYKMNYPFNSSAKSQMDKLTTLQKKGKLAKMVTVKGSSTNPSFRIGDTVSIKESAMGMEQHHGEFMITSIRHYCGANGSYHNMFEGIPADVAAPHVDLSNIPYTEPQSAVVTENNDPKGLGRIRVRFRWMQQGQTPWIRVVSASGGGDKGMFIMPEVGEEVITEFEGGNPEQPFVIGATYNGGAKSSYGNSGNDMKALKTRSGNTILLNDATGSITVTDKNGSCMAMDGAGNITVSSQTLITVKTEDHIVVEAPNKIEFKSKEIHIVGTEKVVIGENNASILVDNAGNNIESGAKTITSAAESANTVSSGSNLYIDTKNFYAAGENVVNIDSSKGNVKVNGKVTTDIVGGMLNLNC; this is translated from the coding sequence ATGGCACTGAACACCAGTACTTCATTTTCCATAGCCGGACAAAGGTTTCAGACGTTCAATACGATCGAACTGAGACAGTCTATTGATAACCATCACGAGTTTGAAATATATGTGAGCTATGACTGGTTTGAAAAACTCGGCGGCGGCATTTCCGGCGCTGCCAATAAATTCCTGGGAGAAGAAATAGAGATCACTGTTGCGCCAGCGGAACAACTGCCTGGTGTGAAAGACCTTATATTTAAAGGGATCGTGACCAACATCACTACAGGTAAGCTGGGTGACGGTACACACGGACATTGCATCATCCGCGGACATAGCCCCAGCATCCTGCTGGATGACGATCCACATATCACACATTACGAAAGCAAGTCCCTCACCGACATCGTTTCTGCTACGGTGAAAAGTTATCCACCCAATATACTGAAGACAGCAATCAGTCCTGAAACAAAGGAGTCGCAGAAATACGTGGTGCAGTATAAAGAGTCGTCATACGATTTTATACGCCGTCTTTCTGAGCGCCATGGTGAATGGTTCTTTTACGATGGACAACAACTGATCTTTGGTAAATACTCTCCACAGAAAGCCACCCTGACACACCAGGTGGATCTGCTGGAATTCAATATTGCACTATCTGTTAAACCTAACAACGCCAAACTGAATGGCTATGACTACCGGCAGGATAAAGTCGTGGAAGACACCACACAGTCTAAAGAAACCGGCAAACTGAATGCCTATTCACAACATGCAAGTGACATCAGCAGCAAATTATTCAGCCGTGAAGGCTTGTACAAAATGAATTATCCATTTAACAGCAGCGCCAAATCGCAGATGGATAAACTGACCACGCTGCAGAAGAAAGGGAAGCTGGCTAAAATGGTCACAGTAAAAGGCAGCAGTACCAACCCTTCATTCAGAATTGGTGATACTGTCAGCATCAAGGAATCGGCGATGGGAATGGAACAGCATCATGGCGAGTTCATGATCACCAGCATCCGTCACTATTGCGGCGCCAATGGCAGTTATCATAACATGTTTGAAGGTATTCCTGCGGATGTAGCCGCACCACATGTCGACCTGTCAAACATTCCCTATACAGAACCTCAATCGGCTGTCGTAACAGAAAACAACGATCCTAAAGGACTGGGACGTATACGTGTACGGTTCCGCTGGATGCAGCAGGGACAAACACCCTGGATCAGGGTTGTATCAGCATCTGGTGGTGGAGATAAGGGTATGTTCATCATGCCGGAAGTTGGAGAAGAGGTGATTACGGAGTTTGAAGGTGGTAATCCCGAACAACCATTTGTGATCGGCGCTACCTATAATGGCGGTGCAAAGAGTAGCTATGGTAATTCAGGTAATGATATGAAAGCACTTAAGACCCGCAGTGGTAATACTATTCTGCTGAATGATGCAACAGGCAGTATCACTGTGACAGATAAGAATGGCAGTTGTATGGCGATGGATGGTGCAGGCAACATTACTGTAAGTTCGCAGACACTGATCACGGTGAAAACGGAAGATCATATTGTTGTCGAGGCCCCTAATAAAATTGAATTCAAATCCAAAGAGATACATATTGTCGGTACAGAGAAGGTGGTGATCGGAGAGAACAACGCCAGTATACTCGTGGATAATGCGGGTAATAATATTGAAAGTGGCGCCAAGACCATTACATCTGCTGCAGAATCAGCCAATACCGTTTCGAGCGGATCTAATCTCTACATCGATACTAAAAACTTCTATGCAGCAGGTGAAAATGTAGTCAACATTGACAGCAGCAAAGGAAATGTAAAAGTAAACGGAAAAGTGACGACGGACATTGTTGGTGGCATGCTGAACCTGAACTGTTAA
- a CDS encoding OmpA family protein, which yields MKSSSFFRAACMLALFAPLCTLAQTTVNGPIFTDGPGYRRWSVGINGGLLAPVAASGGSNDFTKWKASAGYGAYIKWQLLHSLGIRADYTGGKLAGNNDRKLGNGDAPGRALNSFETKLKWSASVSAVVNVATINWMYKKNAVQIYLSGGGGLAGYSPKISTQLEGGLTKYSQNSTIKEFYVPIGAGLKFKLSEAVNLDLGYTMYYVDGDNLDGFNYGPDKDKFSYGYAGLEFPLGKRTKPQLSWQNPARVMYDELAQQKANLQQELEASRAANVRLTADVDKLIADADGDGVSDYFDKCPGTMAGAKVDGSGCDLPKDTTPKQIITKVTITEDDRRLIKDAIQNLEFEFAKSSLKPSSYPTLNKVAEMLRTKGFSLKLGGHTDNVGSATRNMALSKDRAEAVKQYLVEQGVNASKIEAVGYGANQPIASNKTAAGRQKNRRVEFTIY from the coding sequence ATGAAAAGCTCCTCTTTTTTCCGGGCAGCCTGTATGCTGGCCCTTTTTGCCCCGTTATGCACATTAGCCCAGACCACCGTTAACGGCCCCATTTTTACAGATGGCCCTGGCTACAGAAGATGGTCGGTAGGCATCAATGGGGGATTGCTGGCCCCGGTTGCAGCCAGTGGCGGTAGTAATGATTTCACAAAATGGAAAGCCTCTGCCGGCTATGGGGCGTATATAAAATGGCAATTGTTACATTCCCTGGGTATCCGGGCCGATTATACAGGTGGCAAGCTGGCAGGAAACAATGACCGCAAACTGGGGAACGGCGATGCACCCGGCCGGGCGTTAAACTCCTTTGAGACCAAACTAAAGTGGTCCGCCAGCGTAAGCGCAGTAGTTAACGTAGCTACCATTAACTGGATGTATAAGAAGAACGCCGTACAAATCTATTTGTCTGGCGGTGGTGGACTGGCCGGCTATTCACCAAAGATCAGCACCCAGCTGGAAGGTGGTCTCACAAAATATAGTCAGAACAGTACCATCAAAGAATTCTATGTTCCTATCGGTGCCGGCCTGAAGTTCAAATTGTCTGAAGCCGTTAACCTCGATCTCGGGTATACTATGTATTACGTAGACGGAGATAACCTGGATGGCTTCAATTATGGCCCCGACAAGGATAAATTCTCTTATGGTTATGCCGGTCTTGAATTTCCTTTGGGCAAAAGGACCAAACCTCAGTTAAGCTGGCAGAACCCTGCCAGGGTCATGTATGATGAACTCGCCCAGCAGAAAGCGAACCTGCAACAGGAACTGGAAGCGTCCAGGGCGGCCAACGTCCGCCTCACAGCAGATGTGGATAAGCTGATAGCAGATGCAGATGGCGACGGCGTATCTGATTACTTTGATAAGTGTCCGGGTACAATGGCAGGGGCCAAGGTAGATGGCAGCGGCTGTGACCTTCCTAAAGATACCACCCCTAAACAGATCATCACCAAAGTGACCATCACAGAAGATGACCGCCGGCTGATCAAGGACGCTATTCAGAACCTGGAGTTTGAATTCGCCAAATCAAGTCTGAAACCCAGCTCCTACCCTACACTGAATAAAGTAGCGGAAATGCTCCGCACCAAAGGCTTTAGCCTCAAACTCGGTGGTCATACCGACAATGTAGGCAGCGCCACCAGGAATATGGCCCTTTCCAAAGACAGGGCTGAAGCCGTGAAACAATATCTGGTGGAACAGGGTGTAAATGCATCTAAGATTGAGGCAGTGGGCTATGGCGCCAATCAGCCGATAGCCAGCAATAAAACAGCAGCTGGCAGACAGAAAAACAGACGGGTGGAATTTACCATATATTAA
- a CDS encoding porin family protein, whose product MKKLILSVMLAACAAFTAKAQTLSFGVKGGLTISKLTQFNDSKVRPSVYAGGFANIAFTESIALQPELLYSGQGTKYEPLNQTITYRLNYINIPVMFQYRIVPEFFLEAGPQLGFMVAGKTHAGKVTIDISDDTKAVDFGLGFGLGYQFPVGLGVSARYMFGLTNVFERSLDDNKNSVAQIGLFYTFKHQHTASKKRKR is encoded by the coding sequence ATGAAAAAACTGATCCTTTCTGTAATGCTGGCAGCTTGCGCGGCGTTTACAGCAAAAGCACAAACACTGTCTTTCGGCGTTAAAGGCGGTCTGACCATATCAAAACTGACCCAGTTTAATGATTCGAAAGTTCGTCCATCCGTTTATGCAGGTGGTTTTGCAAATATTGCTTTCACCGAAAGCATTGCGCTGCAACCGGAATTACTGTACTCCGGCCAGGGCACAAAATATGAACCACTGAACCAGACGATCACCTACCGCCTGAACTATATTAATATTCCGGTGATGTTCCAGTATCGCATTGTGCCTGAGTTCTTCCTGGAAGCTGGTCCGCAACTGGGTTTCATGGTGGCAGGAAAAACACATGCCGGTAAAGTAACTATAGATATCAGCGACGATACCAAGGCTGTCGATTTCGGTTTGGGCTTTGGCCTTGGATACCAGTTCCCTGTAGGTCTGGGCGTCTCTGCCCGTTATATGTTCGGACTGACAAACGTATTCGAAAGAAGCCTGGATGATAACAAGAACTCCGTCGCACAGATAGGCCTGTTCTATACGTTCAAACATCAGCATACAGCTTCGAAGAAGCGTAAACGATAA
- the dnaK gene encoding molecular chaperone DnaK produces the protein MGKIIGIDLGTTNSCVAVMEGNEPVVIANDEGRRTTPSVVGFLKNGERKVGDPAKRQAITNPVNTIMSVKRFMGRHFDEVSNEIPHWSYKVARGENNTTRIDIDGRLYTPQEISAMILQKMKKTAEDYLGQEVTEAVITVPAYFNDAQRQATKEAGEIAGLTVRRIINEPTAAALAYGLDKKHADSKIAVFDLGGGTFDISVLELGDGVFEVKSTNGDTHLGGDDFDKVIMDWLAEEFKKDEAVDLHKDPMAWQRLKEAAEKAKIELSSSQETEINLPYITAVDGVPKHLVKKLSRAKFEQLADTLVERTLEPCRKALKDAGMNPSEIDEVILVGGSTRIPKIQEVVEKFFGKKANRSVNPDEVVAIGAAIQGGVLTGEVKDVLLLDVTPLSLGIETMGGVFTKLIEANTTIPSKKSETFSTAADNQPSVEIHVLQGERPLASQNRTLGRFILDGIPPAPRGVPQVEVIFDIDANGILHVTAKDKGTGKTQNIRIEAGSGLSKDEIEKMKAEAKANESSDKEAREKIEKLNQADSLIFQTEKQLKEYGDKIPADKKGTIETALNKLKEAHKSGDAAQVDAAVAEMNTAWTAASEELYKATQEAQANGGAGAEGKPQGSAAGNEGVTDAEFEEVK, from the coding sequence ATGGGAAAGATAATAGGTATTGACTTAGGAACTACCAACTCATGCGTTGCCGTTATGGAAGGTAACGAACCGGTAGTGATTGCCAATGATGAAGGACGCAGAACTACGCCCTCCGTTGTGGGTTTCTTAAAGAATGGTGAAAGAAAGGTGGGTGACCCTGCAAAACGTCAGGCTATCACTAACCCGGTGAACACCATTATGTCAGTAAAGCGTTTCATGGGTCGTCACTTTGACGAAGTATCCAATGAAATTCCTCACTGGAGCTACAAAGTAGCACGTGGCGAAAACAACACTACACGTATCGATATTGATGGCAGGTTATATACTCCACAGGAGATCTCTGCAATGATCCTTCAGAAGATGAAGAAAACTGCGGAAGATTACCTGGGTCAGGAAGTAACCGAAGCCGTAATCACTGTACCTGCTTACTTCAATGACGCGCAGCGTCAGGCTACTAAAGAAGCTGGTGAGATTGCAGGTCTGACTGTTCGCCGTATCATCAACGAGCCTACTGCTGCTGCACTGGCTTACGGTCTTGATAAAAAACACGCTGACAGCAAGATCGCTGTGTTTGACCTTGGTGGTGGTACTTTCGATATCTCCGTTCTCGAACTGGGTGACGGCGTATTCGAAGTAAAATCTACTAACGGTGACACTCACTTAGGTGGTGATGACTTCGATAAAGTGATCATGGACTGGCTGGCTGAAGAATTCAAGAAGGATGAAGCGGTTGACCTGCACAAGGATCCAATGGCATGGCAGCGTCTGAAAGAAGCAGCAGAGAAAGCAAAGATCGAACTGTCTTCTTCTCAGGAAACCGAAATCAACCTGCCTTATATCACTGCAGTTGATGGCGTTCCTAAACACCTGGTGAAAAAACTGAGCCGCGCTAAATTTGAGCAGCTGGCTGATACCCTGGTGGAGAGAACACTGGAACCTTGCCGTAAAGCACTGAAAGATGCAGGCATGAATCCTTCTGAGATCGATGAGGTAATCCTGGTAGGTGGTTCTACCCGTATTCCTAAGATCCAGGAAGTAGTAGAGAAATTCTTCGGTAAAAAAGCTAACAGAAGCGTAAACCCGGATGAAGTTGTAGCAATCGGTGCTGCTATCCAGGGTGGTGTACTGACCGGTGAGGTGAAAGATGTACTGCTGCTGGACGTTACCCCGCTTTCTCTGGGTATCGAAACCATGGGTGGTGTGTTCACTAAACTGATCGAAGCTAACACGACTATTCCAAGCAAAAAATCGGAAACATTCTCTACTGCTGCTGATAACCAGCCAAGCGTTGAGATCCACGTACTGCAGGGTGAGCGTCCTTTAGCAAGCCAGAACCGTACATTGGGTCGCTTTATCCTGGATGGTATCCCACCAGCTCCACGCGGTGTGCCTCAGGTAGAAGTGATCTTCGACATCGATGCGAACGGTATCCTGCACGTAACTGCGAAAGATAAAGGAACTGGTAAGACCCAGAACATCCGTATCGAAGCTGGTAGTGGTCTGAGCAAAGATGAGATCGAAAAAATGAAAGCAGAAGCGAAAGCTAATGAATCTTCAGATAAAGAAGCGCGCGAAAAGATCGAGAAACTGAACCAGGCTGATAGCCTGATCTTCCAGACTGAGAAACAGCTGAAAGAATATGGTGACAAGATCCCTGCTGATAAAAAAGGCACTATCGAAACTGCCCTGAATAAACTGAAAGAAGCACATAAGAGCGGTGACGCAGCACAGGTTGATGCGGCTGTTGCAGAGATGAACACTGCATGGACTGCTGCTTCTGAAGAACTGTACAAAGCAACCCAGGAAGCCCAGGCTAACGGTGGTGCAGGTGCAGAAGGTAAGCCTCAGGGAAGCGCTGCCGGTAACGAAGGCGTAACTGATGCTGAATTTGAAGAAGTTAAGTAA
- a CDS encoding dipeptide epimerase, with product MQLTLYPFELKFKHTFTISRKSKDVQPLLVVKLEQDGISGLGETADNSYYNMTVPRLMEDINAHRSLIEGYMLDTPEAFWERLYPLFKDNLFALCAIDLAAHDLYAKKQGKKLYEVWGLDISHNPMTDYTIGIDTVDNMVSKLKEFPWPIYKIKLGTKDDIAIIQELRKHTNAIFRVDANCAWGVEETLRNATAFRSLGVEFIEQPMPAADTAGMKRVYEQSALPLIADESCITEADVALCKGLFHGINIKLTKCGGITPARRMIAHAKQLGMQVMTGSMNESTVGTSAVAHLLPYLDYVDMDGPLLLAEDTADGVKILDGRIIYADRPGTGAILR from the coding sequence ATGCAATTGACACTATATCCGTTTGAACTAAAGTTTAAGCATACATTCACCATCTCGCGTAAGTCCAAAGATGTACAACCATTGCTTGTAGTGAAACTTGAACAGGATGGTATCAGTGGACTCGGAGAGACGGCGGATAACTCATATTATAATATGACGGTACCCCGCCTGATGGAAGATATCAATGCACACCGCAGCCTCATAGAAGGATATATGCTCGATACCCCGGAGGCCTTCTGGGAAAGGCTTTATCCCCTGTTTAAAGACAATCTCTTCGCGCTTTGTGCCATCGACCTGGCTGCCCATGATCTCTATGCGAAAAAGCAGGGTAAAAAGCTGTATGAAGTCTGGGGACTGGATATTTCCCATAACCCAATGACTGACTACACCATCGGCATTGATACGGTAGACAATATGGTCAGCAAACTGAAAGAATTTCCCTGGCCGATCTATAAGATCAAACTGGGCACGAAAGATGACATTGCTATCATACAGGAACTCAGAAAGCATACGAACGCGATCTTCCGGGTAGATGCGAACTGTGCCTGGGGAGTAGAAGAGACCCTGCGTAATGCCACTGCTTTCAGATCACTCGGAGTAGAATTTATAGAGCAACCCATGCCGGCCGCTGATACGGCAGGGATGAAACGTGTATATGAACAATCAGCTTTACCACTGATAGCGGATGAAAGCTGTATCACTGAAGCTGATGTCGCTCTGTGTAAAGGACTCTTTCATGGCATCAATATCAAACTGACCAAATGTGGAGGTATCACTCCTGCCAGAAGAATGATCGCACATGCAAAGCAACTGGGCATGCAGGTCATGACCGGCAGCATGAATGAGAGCACTGTGGGTACTTCGGCTGTTGCGCACCTCCTGCCTTACCTTGATTATGTGGATATGGATGGTCCTTTGTTGCTGGCAGAAGATACTGCTGATGGCGTGAAGATCCTGGACGGCCGTATTATCTATGCTGACAGGCCCGGTACAGGCGCTATTTTAAGATAG
- a CDS encoding peroxiredoxin family protein, giving the protein MSININRYADFFPEYELEYVKKPFKDRTPISPLHTGDRLPSFNINKKNIIATSDILKSVNGSQPVTQLLDRPLVVVFHSIHWNGYGDKLLADLKDIYADIRVMGGQLLLVTAEEKKYFDEVTADLQLPFATIWDQQFQIARKAGLYSPSDPIWDRLSGVNEDVPTPAIYVLTPSLKIAYSSVDLYMEKSLEKRDVLSAVYDASHQDAHGIAI; this is encoded by the coding sequence ATGTCTATCAACATCAACAGATACGCAGATTTCTTCCCTGAATATGAACTCGAATATGTGAAGAAGCCTTTTAAAGACAGAACGCCGATCAGCCCATTGCATACTGGTGACAGACTGCCTTCTTTTAACATTAACAAGAAAAATATCATTGCTACTTCCGATATATTGAAATCAGTAAATGGCTCGCAGCCGGTAACACAGTTGCTGGACCGTCCGCTGGTAGTCGTATTCCATTCTATTCACTGGAACGGTTATGGTGACAAACTGCTGGCAGACCTGAAAGATATCTATGCAGATATCCGTGTGATGGGTGGACAGCTGTTACTCGTAACTGCAGAAGAAAAGAAATACTTTGATGAGGTTACTGCTGATTTACAGCTGCCGTTTGCTACCATCTGGGACCAGCAGTTCCAGATCGCACGTAAAGCGGGCCTCTACTCTCCTTCTGATCCGATCTGGGACAGACTTTCAGGAGTAAATGAAGATGTACCAACTCCGGCGATCTACGTGCTGACCCCGTCACTGAAGATTGCGTATAGCTCAGTAGATCTGTACATGGAAAAGTCGCTGGAAAAAAGAGATGTACTGTCGGCAGTATATGACGCAAGTCATCAGGATGCTCACGGCATTGCGATCTAA
- a CDS encoding DUF1266 domain-containing protein, which yields MKGMYTNIIAAISLLAFTAAGCNNSNAGKEEQKEKTVATAEAVTIKNDELYPFMLAGVYFVHGYGGPAQTFDGLIKPSVKSEPGTEGFSKEMVAAYSRYFIFPFKPGDAAGEKDAKATLADYWNVHNVAELEKTLTWLLDEGHQTQYAQFRKVLDENGGASADINTIDLTKYKLTKKDLPGIQFVKDHYTAFSSAGIKAWDLARYINNICVAYQAGYFNRGEAMAWLMKAPQAAQSRYSNWSAYFNDFLLGREFWGGGESDNATFKQEVAGMLEGKYSIYTYMPVK from the coding sequence ATGAAAGGAATGTATACAAATATCATTGCTGCTATCAGCCTGTTGGCTTTTACAGCAGCGGGATGCAACAACAGCAATGCCGGTAAGGAGGAACAAAAGGAGAAGACAGTTGCCACAGCAGAAGCGGTCACCATCAAAAACGATGAGTTATATCCGTTCATGCTGGCTGGTGTTTATTTTGTACATGGTTACGGAGGACCTGCCCAGACTTTTGATGGTCTGATCAAGCCTTCTGTGAAGAGTGAGCCTGGGACAGAAGGCTTCTCTAAGGAAATGGTCGCTGCCTACAGCCGTTATTTCATCTTCCCTTTCAAACCGGGAGATGCTGCGGGGGAAAAAGATGCAAAAGCGACCCTGGCGGACTACTGGAACGTTCACAATGTAGCAGAACTGGAAAAGACCCTGACCTGGTTACTGGATGAAGGTCACCAGACCCAATATGCACAGTTCCGCAAGGTACTGGATGAAAATGGTGGTGCATCCGCGGATATTAATACTATTGACCTGACTAAATATAAGCTTACGAAGAAGGATCTGCCAGGTATACAGTTCGTTAAAGATCACTATACCGCGTTCAGCAGTGCTGGTATCAAAGCCTGGGACCTTGCCCGTTATATTAATAACATCTGTGTAGCTTATCAGGCAGGTTACTTCAACAGGGGGGAAGCGATGGCCTGGCTGATGAAAGCACCGCAGGCAGCACAGTCCCGTTACAGTAACTGGAGCGCTTACTTTAATGACTTCCTGCTGGGACGTGAGTTCTGGGGTGGCGGAGAAAGCGATAACGCTACATTTAAACAGGAAGTAGCCGGAATGCTGGAAGGTAAATACAGCATCTATACCTATATGCCGGTGAAATAA